A stretch of Bifidobacterium sp. ESL0704 DNA encodes these proteins:
- the nth gene encoding endonuclease III: MPKETKKQRLERMHGEYEILRELIPEPACALHFKTPFQLLVATVLSAQTTDVRVNSVTPTLFKDYGTPERLAAANPEVIEDIIHPVGFYHAKADHIITLSGQLMDRYDGVVPQKMEELTKLAGVGRKTANVVLGNAFDIPGFPVDTHVIRLTGRLRWRNDWRSTHPDPVKIEKEITGYFAPEEWTNLSHRLILFGRSTCHARKPVCVDCPLNDTCPSAGQFG, translated from the coding sequence ATGCCAAAGGAAACGAAGAAACAGCGCCTCGAACGCATGCATGGCGAGTACGAAATCCTACGCGAACTCATTCCCGAGCCCGCATGCGCGCTGCATTTCAAGACTCCGTTCCAGCTTTTGGTCGCCACTGTTCTAAGCGCCCAGACCACCGACGTGCGCGTCAACAGCGTCACCCCCACGCTCTTCAAGGATTACGGCACACCGGAACGACTCGCGGCGGCCAACCCGGAAGTCATCGAAGACATCATCCATCCAGTCGGCTTCTATCACGCCAAGGCCGACCACATCATCACTCTTTCCGGCCAACTCATGGATCGCTACGATGGCGTCGTACCGCAAAAAATGGAAGAACTGACTAAGCTTGCAGGCGTGGGCCGCAAGACGGCAAATGTCGTATTGGGCAACGCCTTCGACATCCCCGGTTTTCCCGTCGATACCCACGTCATTCGACTGACCGGACGCTTGCGCTGGCGCAACGACTGGCGCAGCACGCATCCCGACCCGGTCAAAATCGAAAAGGAAATCACCGGCTATTTCGCCCCCGAAGAATGGACAAACCTTTCGCACCGCCTCATCCTCTTCGGCCGTTCTACCTGCCACGCTCGC